A genomic window from Serratia liquefaciens includes:
- the polA gene encoding DNA polymerase I encodes MAQIAENPLILVDGSSYLYRAYHAFPPLTNSAGEPTGAMYGVLNMLRSLLLQYQPSHVAVVFDAKGKTFRDELFAEYKSHRPPMPDDLRAQIEPLHKMVKAMGLPLLVTPGVEADDVIGTLALEAEKAGHAVLISTGDKDMAQLVTPNVTLINTMNNTILGPQEVCDKYGIPPELIIDFLALMGDSSDNIPGVPGVGEKTAQALLQGLGGLDALYANLDSIATLSFRGAKTMAAKLEQNKEVAYLSYKLATIKTDVELDLTCADLEVSALDVDVLQQLFKQYEFKRWLADVEAGIWLEGKKGAGVKAASAPKAMAVADKAPAEATLSQEGYVTILDEETFAQWLEKLKKAEVFAFDTETDGLDTLTANLIGLSFAIAPGEAAYLPVAHDYLDAPAQLDRDYVLATLKPLLEDEKALKVGQNLKFDMGLLARYDITLRGIAFDTMLESYVLDSVGGRHDMDSLSDRYLGHKTVTFEEIAGKGKKQLTFNQIALEQAAPYAAEDADVTLQLHLAMWPQLKESAELLKVFNEIEMPLLPVLSHIERTGVLIDQSILATHSIELTKRLAELEIQAHELAEEPFNLASTKQLQAILYEKQKLPILKKTPGGAPSTNEEVLAELALDYPLPKVILEYRGLAKLKTTYTDKLPLMINPVSGRVHTSYHQAVTATGRLSSSDPNLQNIPVRNDEGRRIRQAFIAPEGYRIVAADYSQIELRIMAHLSQDEGLLKAFAAGEDIHRATAAEVFGLPLDKVTHEQRRSAKAINFGLIYGMSAFGLARQLGIPRGEAQRYMDLYFERYPGVLEYMERTRQQAASQGYVSTLDGRRLYLPDVSSSNGMRRKAAERAAINAPMQGTAADIIKRAMIEVDAWLQAQEEPLVRMIMQVHDELVFEVHESVLEASNQRIRELMENSMTLAVPLKVDVGVGANWDEAH; translated from the coding sequence ATGGCCCAGATTGCAGAAAACCCATTAATCCTGGTTGACGGTTCCTCGTACCTCTACCGCGCTTATCACGCCTTCCCTCCGCTGACCAACTCTGCGGGCGAACCTACCGGGGCAATGTATGGCGTGCTGAATATGCTGCGCAGCCTGTTGCTGCAGTACCAGCCAAGCCATGTTGCGGTGGTGTTTGATGCCAAAGGAAAAACCTTCCGCGATGAGCTGTTCGCAGAATACAAATCGCACCGGCCGCCGATGCCGGACGACCTGCGCGCGCAAATCGAACCGTTGCACAAAATGGTCAAGGCGATGGGATTGCCGCTGCTGGTCACGCCCGGCGTAGAAGCCGACGATGTGATAGGTACTTTGGCACTGGAGGCAGAGAAAGCCGGCCATGCGGTGCTGATCAGCACCGGTGATAAAGACATGGCGCAGTTGGTCACACCAAACGTCACCCTGATCAACACCATGAACAACACCATCCTTGGTCCACAGGAAGTGTGCGACAAGTACGGCATTCCGCCAGAGCTGATTATCGACTTCCTGGCGCTGATGGGCGATTCCTCGGATAACATCCCAGGCGTACCTGGTGTGGGCGAGAAAACCGCGCAGGCGCTGTTACAGGGGCTTGGCGGGCTGGATGCGCTCTATGCCAACCTCGACAGTATCGCCACGCTCAGCTTCCGCGGCGCCAAGACCATGGCGGCCAAGCTGGAACAGAACAAAGAGGTGGCTTACCTCTCCTACAAGCTGGCAACCATCAAAACCGACGTCGAACTGGATCTTACCTGCGCCGATCTCGAAGTATCAGCGCTGGATGTCGATGTGCTGCAGCAGTTGTTTAAACAATACGAATTTAAACGCTGGCTGGCGGATGTTGAAGCCGGCATTTGGCTGGAAGGCAAAAAGGGTGCCGGCGTGAAAGCCGCCAGTGCGCCAAAGGCTATGGCAGTAGCTGACAAAGCGCCTGCCGAAGCGACGCTGTCGCAAGAAGGTTACGTCACCATCCTGGATGAAGAGACTTTCGCACAGTGGCTGGAAAAGCTGAAAAAAGCCGAAGTATTTGCGTTTGATACCGAAACTGACGGCTTGGACACCCTGACCGCCAATCTGATCGGCCTGTCGTTTGCCATTGCACCGGGCGAAGCCGCCTATTTACCGGTAGCGCATGACTATCTCGATGCCCCAGCGCAGCTGGACCGCGATTATGTGCTGGCCACGTTGAAGCCGCTGCTGGAAGACGAGAAAGCGCTCAAGGTCGGGCAAAATCTGAAGTTCGATATGGGCCTGCTGGCGCGTTACGACATCACCCTGCGCGGCATTGCCTTCGACACTATGCTGGAATCTTATGTGCTGGATAGCGTCGGTGGTCGTCACGATATGGACAGCTTGTCCGATCGTTACCTTGGCCATAAAACAGTGACCTTCGAAGAGATAGCCGGCAAGGGGAAAAAGCAGCTCACTTTCAACCAGATTGCGCTGGAGCAGGCGGCCCCTTACGCTGCCGAAGATGCCGACGTTACCTTGCAATTGCATTTGGCGATGTGGCCGCAATTGAAGGAAAGCGCCGAGCTGCTGAAAGTATTCAATGAGATTGAAATGCCACTGTTGCCGGTGTTGTCGCACATCGAACGCACCGGGGTGCTGATTGATCAAAGCATTCTGGCCACGCACTCCATCGAATTGACCAAACGCCTGGCCGAGCTGGAAATTCAGGCCCATGAACTGGCGGAAGAGCCTTTTAATCTGGCGTCGACCAAACAGCTGCAGGCGATCCTGTACGAAAAGCAAAAGCTGCCGATACTGAAGAAAACGCCGGGTGGTGCTCCATCGACTAACGAAGAAGTGTTGGCCGAACTGGCGTTGGATTACCCGTTGCCTAAGGTGATCCTGGAATACCGTGGCTTGGCGAAGCTGAAGACCACCTACACCGACAAGCTGCCGCTGATGATCAATCCGGTCAGCGGTCGGGTGCATACCTCTTATCATCAGGCGGTGACGGCTACCGGGCGTCTCTCTTCCAGCGATCCTAACCTGCAGAATATCCCGGTGCGCAACGACGAAGGGCGCCGGATCCGCCAGGCCTTTATTGCTCCTGAGGGTTACCGCATCGTTGCGGCCGACTATTCGCAAATCGAACTGCGCATCATGGCCCATCTGTCACAGGATGAAGGGTTACTGAAGGCCTTTGCCGCCGGTGAAGATATCCACCGCGCCACCGCGGCCGAAGTGTTTGGCCTGCCGCTCGATAAAGTGACCCACGAACAGCGCCGCAGCGCCAAGGCGATTAACTTTGGCCTGATTTATGGCATGAGCGCGTTTGGTCTGGCGCGGCAATTGGGTATTCCGCGTGGTGAAGCACAGCGCTACATGGATCTCTACTTCGAGCGTTATCCGGGCGTATTGGAATATATGGAGCGCACCCGCCAGCAGGCTGCCAGCCAGGGCTACGTCAGCACGTTGGACGGCCGCCGTCTCTATCTGCCGGATGTCAGCTCCAGTAACGGTATGCGACGTAAGGCTGCCGAACGCGCGGCGATTAACGCCCCTATGCAAGGAACGGCTGCCGATATCATCAAGCGTGCGATGATCGAAGTGGACGCCTGGCTGCAAGCTCAGGAAGAACCCTTGGTGCGTATGATCATGCAGGTGCACGATGAATTGGTGTTCGAGGTACATGAGTCGGTGCTGGAAGCCTCTAACCAACGCATTCGCGAGCTGATGGAAAACAGCATGACTCTGGCTGTCCCACTGAAAGTGGATGTTGGCGTGGGGGCCAACTGGGACGAAGCTCACTGA